Below is a genomic region from Silurus meridionalis isolate SWU-2019-XX chromosome 1, ASM1480568v1, whole genome shotgun sequence.
GCATTTGAAAGTCTAGAATTATCATTGTTTAGGAATCCTTcagccagaaaaaaaagaaagaaaaaaagcctaTTAATAtgttacatacagtatttacacaGCGGCTCCAAAGTAAGATTGGGAGTTTAATTTCTGGGGAGGTGGATGCAAAACAAACTACAGCATTTGTAATGAAGAAAGAAGAGTGAAATAAAGGGTGTTATCACAAAGGTTACCATATCATTTATTCACAGATTATTTCAATGGAGCTAATAGATTACTAGAGTGACAAATAACACCAGGATTAGGAATTTTAACTAGCGcttgaaaaaacaaaataatccaATTCGCCAAAAAACACGCTAACATGCTATCCTGCCTTCAGTGGTCTTCTGCTAAAAAGGTGTCTGATTCAGTACAATGCAGGAAAGCCAGGAATTCTGATAGTAAGCAATATTCCAAGCAACAAAATAAATTCGTTTTTAGTTTTATCCTGGAGAGCTCCTTTAAAAGCAGAATGACAGAGGGCATTCCCATACATGCTAATCTATAGTGTGAACTATACTGATACTGAACATACAAGAGCAtacattaatttttataattaattcattttaaagacTTAATTAACAGAATCCTTTCAGTTGGTGACTGGCATAAATCCATGATCCCCAGATACCACCAGTTGCATATAATTACTGGTGATGCGCCGCCATGTAGTGAAGGTTTCACGATCGGGTCAAaagctttttctcctttttttagaaacaaaataaatcacattgtgTGATTGACCTATTCAGACACattccatttattcattcattcatctattccGACAACTGTTATTCCAAATTGTCCAGCTGATGTGCCTTCTATTCTGAGCTATTTGATTGGATTATTTCAAGTCATCCTGGAGTCACACCCTGTGACAAGTTCCACTGGCAGTTATGCATGCACATGCAATCACTTTTCAGAGATGAGCTGGTAATGCTGTTCATTGAGATCATTTAGttctctcatttatttatattttattaatcctAAGTAACTGTTTTACCCTGGTCAGGAATGCAGTGAATCTTGAGCCTATTCAAGGAACACTGGGTATGAGGCAGGAATCTACCATGAATCCACTGCTGGACTCCTTTACTTACACTGACATTGGAATATTGGAAATGTAGTTGTAAATAAGAAATTGTCACTGAACTTTACAGGATTTAGATCCAGCTTCCAGCTGAACCTTATTTTTGTACCTACTGTTTGCATTTGGTCATAAATCATATTTGAGCTCATATTGCTATATGCTTTCATAATTCACAATGGCACTAATTGACGCATCAAAGCTTACATATCTAATGTTGTCATTaagacaatttatttttaaatgcccAGTCTCACACTTAGTCTTCATTTAATGTCATTAATTGAACTTACATAAAGTAAAGGAATGCCACAACTGTTCTACATACAATTATTAAGCAGCCAATTGATCAAAAAATTGTGCTTATCAAGTCATCATAGTAAATGCCGTTACTGATGTGGCAGACCTTGACAGGATCCAACTGAAAAGCTTGCTATCCTTCAAAACAGTATTTTTGGTTAAATACCAGTCCCCTTAATTAATGAAAGTTATGGTAATGTTATGGCaataattgtatatttgtatataattgtatataatttttattattattattataattttttacagagatttatcaaataaaaagccagaaaataataattaaatggcAATGCATACAGCTAATCAGAAAGCAGTTTGACACTTTTACTTGCTGAAAACTCCTTTTCATGTAAAGCATAATTTATATTTAGCAGTTCCATCATTTACAGttccatcttaaaaaaaaaaaaaaaaaaaaagaaaagaaaagaagaggaaaaaaaaaacaattgtacacACAAAGTGAACAGAATACATTTTAcaagtgtataaataaacacaatattatCCGGAAGGACTGTAAAGGTTTCAGTCATACAGGTTGTACTGAATGTTTCACAATAGTGGAATCAATTGGAAAAATCCCCACTACTTAATCACTTTTATGCCTCTGACAAAAATACAGTCACCTCCTTTAACAAAAAGAATATGCACAGGACCCAGGGCTCGTTAGTATGTAGAAAGGAGAATGGTACTTTCAAGAATAAAGGTTTTCAGTTACCAACTTACATTAGTCAGTATTTGATATTTGACTTACATGACTGcaaaaaatgacaacaaaaagGTAAATGTGCTACTTCAGGGTAGTGTGGAATAGTGCAAATTTCTTTAAACCTTAAAGCATGTACAAATTGGGCTTTAGTCAAAAATAGCTACAAGATAAAGATTCTATGTAATACAAACTGATACTAGAAACACACAAATCCATTTCATAAGTACAAGTTCATGTGCAATCTCGCTCGCTTACAGTAAACCCTTTATCCTGATTGTGGTCATGTTGGATTCGCAGCCCATCCAAGTAAATATGGCCTCAACGTACCCTTGTGAGATTGTGTGTAATATGCCATCATCCTGACACTATAACTATAACAAAGAAAATACTAGAAGTTGATTGTTACTGACTGTAgctgcaattattattaatgttcagtcagttgtgttttttttattaattgttaaCAAGGGCAGAAATGCTTACAAAACTGTCAGGACAGTAAATAAACCTAACAAGTTTCAATTTAGCTAActataaaattcaaataaatcttcACTGGCATGTGCTTGCTTTCCTGTATAGAGAAATACTTTTGATAAactattttctgttttcttatgTAATTCTTCTTTCACGTTTTGCAAAGACAGCTTTTATCTCGTTAAACATTCAGGGAAAGCTAAAAAGCAtcaaaaataaagtgttttatatttataaaatagacaAAGGAAACACTTAAGACATTTCAATCTTCACTTTGCAGAAAGTCTATTTCctaacaaacatttacattttgttcaatTGGATAACCATCAGGAAAGCTGGAATGTATTGAGATACGGAACACAGGTTCATACCAAGGCACTGTTCTAACACAAATTCATACATTATTTAGGCCTATGGGGCAATTTTGCATAGTCAATCCACCTAGCTGCATGTTTATAGAAAGTGGGAGAAACCCAGAGAACCTGGAGAGAACACATATGAACATGAGGAAACCAGGTAAATCTCAAAACCCAGTAGCCCAAACTCTTGATTAAGCCCAGAAAACTGAACTCTCCATGCCAAAACACAAAGACCTACAGGACACTCTTTGAGGATTTACAATTTCTGGAACAAAAAAATAGGGATCAAGAATGTCAGACTAAATGAACCATCTCTGATGAGAAGGGGTGATGTCTTTTTACCTGCCCATTAGCTATATAATAAATACCACCCCtaccatccttttttttttttttgcactaaatataTATGAACTATAGTGTTTAAATGGTGGGGATTTAATGGCAAAATGTATTCAtgattggggggaaaaaaaagtgtcatgtAATCAATGATACtactattaaatatttagaatggcaGAGGGTCGATAAATTACACAAACTAAAACAGCTTTTagacatttaaatgaaaatatttaacacATGGCTAAAAGGTATTTGAGTTCTGTATCAATTAGAAGAATGTTACTTGTAGTGAAAGATGAATAAAGCTGTGgcgtttcatttttttatccttCTAGTAATACTGAAAATTCAGTGAAATGTGAATATTCACTCCTGTGATGTAAGTTGGGTTGGACACTGCTCAGTGTGCAGAAGTGTGTAAAACTCATGCACAGTAATATACCTGTACTCTACCAGGTGGGCATCATATCGGGAAACCAGACACGGCCCAGATGCTTCGAGACCTCCCAGTGGATGTCGTCAAGGCCATACTTGTCATCAGGCACCAGCACCTCCTCCATGATGGAGAGCTGAGAGAGGCGCCGGCCGCACATCTTCACAAACTCCACAAATGCACTGCAGGAGACCTCACACTCCCCTAGACCGATAGCTGACAGATGCTGACAGCGCTCAGCGATGCGGATCAGCTCCTCGTCGAGAGGGTGTAGGCCGTTGGCACACACTACTAGCTCAATCAAGCGAGGGCATGTCATCCCCACACGGCCGAGCACCTCCCTGCTCACAGAGCGGCCAAAGTAGAGATGTGTTACAGGCACCTCATCACAGAAGAACGGCCCAAACTCATCCTCATATAGGAAGAAGTACATGACAAGGCTGAACTTGGGCGAGTGACGAACCATGGCCTCCCAGCTGCTGCGCTTGATGGTATGGAACTGCATCTGCCCAGGGTTCTCACTCACCACATCAATCCGGAGATGCTCAAGGTGCACGTGACGCTCAGATGACAATGCCAACAGCAGCTCATCACTCAATAGATGGTAGTTAAGTGCTAGCTCACGTAGGCCATGGCACTGGTCAGCAACACACAGAATGCCTACAAAAAGATACCCACACACTTTAGACATACTCCAAATAATGTTATGTACTCAAAGATAACAACAGTAGTATTTCCAAGAGGGTTAAAACCCTTAGACACCACAAAGGTTTTTGATTTAAACACACAATCTTCTAGTCATCTACCACCGTTCCCCTAAAATAGCCTAAATCATAGTCAGGTGTTATGCATTTGAAAGTTAGAAACTTAAACCACTAATGTTTTGAAGTCTTCTCATGAAATCTTAATGATTAAAGCCTTATTTGTATGGACTAATCTCAGAATGTTAAATAGCATTTAACCTATCTACTGTAGATCTCACGTTTGCTGCAGTCATCTGTTGCCAGGTATAGTGTGCCAAACTGGCTCTGATCtctcaaaataataattttatcatTCATTATAAGACACAAAAAGGACATAactcatgtatgtatataagatGTATAGATTATTTAGCCAACATTAAGTGCATGCAAATTCTAAGCGtgaagcaaaaataaatgaatacagacTCTCAGCTCATGCTGTGTGTCTACCTTACTCTCACCTGCAGGCGAGACATGAGGGCAGCTGCTCATCTTGAGTAGCTTGAGTGTATCGCTATTATTGGCTACAAGAACTTTGAGTGACGGGTCATCTACTGGAGTGTCATCGATCTTCAGTGAAGACAGGGACTTGGAGTTTACGAATACCACAGTCAGGGCTGAGATGAAATGCGACTAAccacaaagagagacagagagtatgACTTCTGAATTGTAGTTTAACTTTCAGTGAACACTGCTAGTACAGCAACGAGAAACAGCTAGTGACAACTCTCGGGAAAATCTAAGTGTGCTGCAGATTCCAGTACCAGGTTTTTCCTCTAGTGTAAAGTAAAACAGGtgaaggtacacgctggagagaagggaatgaaggagtaagacagagtacatgtgggtaaatgagagggagggcagtggagtgatgcggttgcagggagaagaggtggtgaaggtgaatGAGTTTAGGTTattggggtcaacagtgcaatgtaatggagagtgtgttagagaagtgaaaaaaagagtgcaggcagggtggagtgggtggagaagagtggcaggagtgatttgtgatagaagggtatctgcaagagtgaaagggaaagattataggactgtggtgagacctgcgatgttgtatggtttagagacagtggtattgagaaaaaaaaaaggagctggaggaagcaaagctgaagatgctgagattttcattgggagtgacgaggatggacaagattacaaattagtttattagagagacagcgcatgtaggacgttttggagacatggtgagagaagcctgattgagatggtttggacatgtgcagaggagggacatggagtatatcagtaggagaatgctgaggatggagccaccaggaaggaggaaaagaggaagaccaagggggaggtttatggatgtggtgagggaaaacatgcaggtagttggtttgaaggaggcagatgtagaggacagagtagtatggagacggatgatccgctgtgacgacccctaatgggagcagccgaaagaagaagcaaaagtatagataaaacacacacttcgaATGAAATCCACATTCGAtatcaagtttaatttctacataaaaataaactataaagaGCAGCACACggtaataaaccaaaaaaagtcaaaataaaatttttgatgagtttatgaattttttatgctttttaataTGCATTAGTATGCATGTTTGTAGCTATATAAGGAAACGGTATGACAGTTGCTGTTGCTGTACATTGGGAAAAACTCAACAGCCTTAATcacgttttttttgtgtgaaacgtggtgcagaatgtAACGTATTGTGCAAACACATCTAACAAAAATACctgtatttaaaacataaagGTGCCTAATATAAGTATGTGATTCAAAACTAGATGACAAAGTCATGATGATGTGTGAGTTTAGTGAACACCAAGCAACagttagtaaataaataagacaaGTGACTACTACTtactatgtttattatttacttattattagCAGCCCCTCCTTTTTTGAACGTTTAAAGACACAATACACCCACTATCGTGTGTTATATTGACTCATGAGACACAGGTCAGTGAATTCACAGGTCAAAGTTCAAGGTAATAACAGagttggtgtaaaaaaaataacaccttATCCTATATGTCCTatacttttttcttcattgAACTGTCTTTTATTGTTGAGTGAAATTTGTTCTGTtggcaaaacatttaaaagaatgcaGATGTCCCCTGTATTGCCATAGCATAGTGGTCAGTAATCATACAGCTAAATTGGAATGTTGGCACCTCTGCAGTGTTTATACTCACTCTAGTTTTATCAACAACTGAAGGTTTTTATCATCATCTTGAGAGATGCGCAGGCGGTTGTGTTTACCTTAGGCAACTCCATGAAGCTGGGTCGAGCTGTGGATATAAGCCCCAAGGTTTTGAGCGAGCAGTTCACCAGTTGAGATAGGATATCACAGGCTGCTTCTGCAGATTCAGTGCTACTGTCCACCTAAGAGAtttgaaaacataaaaatctaaaagtGTGAGCATTTCCTTGAAAGTAACTACATCCTACACAAATATCTAATATGAAGGGAACTACTTAACACATGCCCGTACCTTAAAGCTGACATACTGAAGGTGGTTGGAGTGTCTCTTTATGATTTGCTTGATGAGGTCTGGGTGTGTGGCCTTCAAGTAAGAGCTGGCAGGTTGGTTAAGCTCAAACTCGAAGCACCTCCAGAGCTCAGGCATGTGGAAAGCTTGGTTCCAGCCCCTGCACACCTGTGATGCAAACGCTCGATCGATCAAGGGCAGATACTGGAAAATTTGCAGCAGGATCTCCTGAGGCAGGCAGCCCCAGTCTACTGTGCTCTCTGGGTTGTAGGTCCCCTGCTTCTGCAAAGGCTCCTCTAAAACCACTCTACAAAGCTTTTTGCAGGTTTCAGGGAAAACAGAGCTTGGGTCTCCTCCATCCTCTGACTGCTCTCCTCTCTTCTGTCCTCTTTTCATTCTAGGAAAAAGGCAAGTAGATTTTAAACAAAGCCGATAGTATTAGGCAAAAATATTTccaaacattatatttaaacatattatttgACATTCTGCATAACACTGGTACATTAAACTGTTTGTATCATGtcagtgtattgttttattggaaaatattttgttgacagaaaaagaataagaaaaaaattattggatTATATTTTGTCTGAAATTTCAGCTGTTCTATATTATTTCTTGCTCAAAGTTCCattgtataaaagtgtatttaaGTTATTTGAAATCTGCAAAGACATTAGCTACAAAGGTTCTGGGACCAAATGGGgtttaacaaaaatattgcATTACAGACATTTTCAAGATCCCTCCATTTTCACAGGCTCAAACGTAAAAGGACAAactaaaaatgataaaagaataACTTTAGAAATCGTATTTTAATGACTGCGTGATGTCTAGAACACACTGATGTCACCGAACCCCAAATTCTACACCATGAAATGCTTTGATAGGCCTTCACTGCAATCACCATCAGTTGCTGATTGTTTGTAAGTCTGCCCTCAGTACTGTCtttagaaaggaaaaaatgctcaaattgttttgttttttcctattttaaaaagaatgatTTGAATTTAAAATCACTCTGGTTGCCTTTACagtatgttttgggtcattgttcAGCTGTTCTTATATGTTTTGCAGTACATATAGCAGTCCTACATCTTTGTAGTAAATGACTGAATATAAGCAGAAAGTATAGCttaatacactttaatacacagCTTCCTGCTGTTATCTAGTCACATTATCAGTAAAATTCAGAGGCCCAGTTCCATGCCCATGACATAACAGTGTCTCAATGTTTGACAgattatgtggtatgatttgaATCTTGACCCCTTATTTCTTTGTGTAATCTGCCCAAAGAATCTTGTTCCAGAACCAAGCAGGGTTTTACTGAGATGTTGTCCAGCCAAGTCCAATCTGGCTTTTATTGTTCGTGTGCTACCTGTAGTGTTAATCTAGAGATAAAACCTCTGCATTCACAAACATGAAGCCAACTTTTGATTGTAGATTTTGACAATGATATGATTTCCTCCTCGAAGGTGTTCTTGACCTGATTTGATCTTATGAAAGGGATTTTCTCCACCAAGGCAAGAATTCTGCTATCAAGCAATTGTTTTCTGGGTCCTCCAGGCCTTTTGGGGTTACTGAACTTGCCAGTACATTCCTTCTTTCTATAAATGCACCAAATTGTTCATATGGTCACTTCTACAATTTTTGCGGTCTCCCTGACAAGTCTGTTTTGTTTATCCAACATGATGATGCTAGCCTTCACTGGCATGGTCACCTCTTTGAATCACATATTGACAATTATTGAGTTTCCAAACAGCTACCAAATGCAAATTCAACACATGGAATCAATTGACATTTGGGCTTTTTTCTACCTAATAAAACAGGATTATTGTTCATTGTAaagtaaataacaataaaaaacttAATGACCCAGAACACTTGTTTAACTCCTTGTTAGGCTTctgtttttaacaaataaaaaaatctatctaaaAAATTCCACCACTTTGGGTTCAAGTTTAATATTACAACTTGCTGATGCACCACATGCACTGTTACCCACCTCCCACCTGTATATACAATTATCATATACATAGAAAGAGTATATTATTAGTTTGTAACATTTTTACCTTGTTAATGTACCTTAATGTGCAGTTCTCAGATTCTCACCCGACTGCACTTTTGTGAAGTGtatcatataaataataaacatcataattaaaaaaattttattgtgATATTTTAATGTAACATCAATATTCTTCGACACCTTGTTGCTTGTACCTTGATGTATGCCTGTTAATTGGCTACAGTAACAATACAATTTCACTTTGGAAAAAATAATGtcgtcatctatctatctatctatctatctatctatctatctatctatctatctatctatctatctatctatctatctctctctctctgtctctctgtctctcttataGAGCATAGCAGCAGTATTACCAGCTAACTATACACTTCACAAACACTCAGACGGATGAGTtgcttttttgtgattttgtagTAATACACAGTAAGCAGTTAAAACAAAACCCAGAACAGTTCAACTAAACCAGACTAAGATCTCAAAATATCCAAAAGTCCATTCCGAATGCCACTGagaaaactaataaatattaaaagtgaTACAAAATCTCAGTTGCAGTAAAATGATCGCAGCAagcaaatacactatattgccaaaagtattgggtcacctggtcataagtacggtatttGATTTTTAAGCATTGCATTCGACagttagtcccaatttgctcttataattcccaaaactcttctggaaagatgtttagattttggagtgtgtttatggatatttgtgttcatcagccacaagggtgttacgaaaggcaggtgctgatgtaggtgaggagacctggggtgcagtcagcgttccaattaatctcaaaggtgttgaggtatgagatcagagctctatagcagaccactcaagatcttcctcttcaaagcatgtaaaccagatcattaaggagctcactttgtgcacaggggcattgccatgctggaacagttttgggtttccaagttcaagtgaatgcaaaatgttattaaagcACATCTTAAGACGTtctatacaattgagtgcctccagttttgtggtaacagtttggaaaagaaccacatatagcaggaaagctCAGGTGactcaatacttttggaaatatagtgtatcagCAACTTCTATTATGGCCATCTAACACGCGACCACGCCCCCTTTCTTTATCAACGCCTTATTAATCAAACTAACTTCACATTGGCACAATTATccattatctatttattatctGGTTTATTAACGtggtatttttattaaaaatacatacaaataaagatTTGTTGCATTTTGTGTATGCAGTGGAGTAAACAAACTACTTCCTGCGTAGGTCTGTCTCCAATCTGAGTACAGATTGTACTTAATAAACTCATCTGCGGTATTTCCCCATcaatttacagacatttttagAGTACCAATCCCTGAACAGTAGTagatgttttgttgtttgtcatagtccaaaaatatagaaaacttgcCAAAACCTACAGTAATTAATACACGGTGCGTATCAATCATTTCTAAAGGAACAAGACAAATAACCAGAAGTAATGCACTCAGTAATGACAACAATCATACTAATAAATCTAATGTTGAGAGCAAACCCTAGTGACTCCATAAATGTGCTCTCCTCCTACCTGATTAATGTTTAGCTCGGATTATACAGGTGATCAGGGTTCACATCAGCCCGGGCCTGCCCTGCAATACTTTATTCGTTTGGGCCAGCTGATC
It encodes:
- the LOC124388930 gene encoding F-box/LRR-repeat protein 3-like, with translation MKRGQKRGEQSEDGGDPSSVFPETCKKLCRVVLEEPLQKQGTYNPESTVDWGCLPQEILLQIFQYLPLIDRAFASQVCRGWNQAFHMPELWRCFEFELNQPASSYLKATHPDLIKQIIKRHSNHLQYVSFKVDSSTESAEAACDILSQLVNCSLKTLGLISTARPSFMELPKSHFISALTVVFVNSKSLSSLKIDDTPVDDPSLKVLVANNSDTLKLLKMSSCPHVSPAGILCVADQCHGLRELALNYHLLSDELLLALSSERHVHLEHLRIDVVSENPGQMQFHTIKRSSWEAMVRHSPKFSLVMYFFLYEDEFGPFFCDEVPVTHLYFGRSVSREVLGRVGMTCPRLIELVVCANGLHPLDEELIRIAERCQHLSAIGLGECEVSCSAFVEFVKMCGRRLSQLSIMEEVLVPDDKYGLDDIHWEVSKHLGRVWFPDMMPTW